Proteins from a genomic interval of Gossypium hirsutum isolate 1008001.06 chromosome A09, Gossypium_hirsutum_v2.1, whole genome shotgun sequence:
- the LOC121206015 gene encoding uncharacterized protein has product MGESQVLGPELVSETKDKVRLIRDHLKVASYKQKSYADLKRHEIEYSGGTSCFLRTNCLSVGVTLELDRIHDVFHVSMLRRYRSGPSHIVSVEEIEVRSDLTFKEEPIQILDRDIKVLRRKSIPLVKVLW; this is encoded by the exons ATGGGTGAAAGTcaggttttgggtcctgaattgGTTTCCGAGACTAaggataaggttagactgattcgTGATCATCTGAAAGTGGCTTCTTACaaacagaaatcatatgcagatctaAAGAGGcatgagattgagtattctgggGGGACttcgtgtttcttaag GACTAATTGcctatcagttggagttaccctTGAATTGGAccgtattcatgatgtgtttcatgtctcgatgttgaggcggtaCCGATCTGGCCCATCTCACATTGTCTCTGTTGAGGAAATCGAGGTTAGATCAGACTTGACTTTTAAGGAAGAGCCGATTCAGATTCTGGATCGCGATATTAAGGTGCTGAGAAGGAAGTCTATCCctttagtgaaggttctgtggTAG